From one Methanobacterium bryantii genomic stretch:
- a CDS encoding cation diffusion facilitator family transporter produces MQNASEREKIGKQASYVAISGNIVLTLFNIIVGIFSGSTALVAEGFHTLSDVLTSVIAFIGFKIGMKPADEEHHYGHGRAEPIVGLIIVVFLLIVAYEIIYGAYAKIILGEIVAPPGLIAALMAAIGIGINYTMSTYLTRSGERINSPALVADGKHQRVDIFSCITVLIGVVISQFGIPIIDTIVSVFIAIIILNTAFHLALDNFNTLMGKIPSKELIEDIKSAALLSECVKGVHDVKVNNMGPYASAELHIELNKDLKLEKSHKIAHEVEQNIINNVESIKMVSVHTCPIEVICKQNLEKK; encoded by the coding sequence TTGCAGAATGCATCAGAGAGAGAAAAAATAGGTAAACAAGCATCTTATGTAGCTATATCTGGAAATATAGTCCTTACACTATTTAATATAATCGTTGGGATTTTTTCTGGAAGTACCGCACTTGTAGCTGAAGGCTTTCACACATTATCTGATGTTTTAACTTCAGTTATAGCATTTATAGGTTTTAAAATAGGTATGAAACCAGCGGATGAAGAACATCATTATGGTCATGGTAGAGCAGAGCCTATTGTAGGGCTTATTATTGTTGTGTTTTTATTAATCGTGGCTTATGAGATAATATATGGGGCTTATGCCAAAATTATTCTTGGAGAAATAGTTGCACCTCCAGGTTTGATAGCTGCCCTAATGGCTGCAATTGGAATAGGGATAAACTATACAATGAGTACCTATCTTACAAGATCTGGAGAAAGAATTAATAGCCCTGCGCTTGTAGCTGATGGGAAACATCAAAGAGTGGATATATTCTCATGCATAACTGTTCTAATTGGAGTTGTAATATCTCAATTTGGAATACCTATCATAGATACTATTGTATCAGTATTTATAGCTATAATAATACTTAATACAGCTTTTCATCTAGCACTGGACAATTTTAACACGTTAATGGGTAAAATACCCTCAAAAGAGCTTATTGAAGATATTAAAAGCGCAGCATTATTATCAGAGTGTGTTAAAGGTGTCCATGATGTAAAAGTGAATAATATGGGGCCTTATGCATCTGCGGAACTGCATATTGAATTAAATAAAGATTTAAAACTTGAAAAATCTCATAAAATAGCACATGAGGTTGAACAAAACATAATTAACAATGTTGAATCTATTAAAATGGTCAGCGTTCACACATGTCCTATTGAAGTAATATGCAAGCAAAATTTAGAAAAAAAATAA
- a CDS encoding YhgE/Pip domain-containing protein — protein MIKGITEIFKNDIKAIIRNPVVMFVLLVIICIPALYALLNMQATWDPYSETQNIKVAVVNIDSGYNTNGTHYNVGNTLVDELKNNKNFSWQFVDKDTALNGVKNGTYYAALIIPSNFSEDLLSIETTTPQQAKIQYIVNDKLNPVAPRLTNAGADEVQTKINNEIVKTVDGIIFGKLSDVGDIAKENKAEFLKLRSFVNELNGKISAINSDISEANSDMSTIQEIWPKVSAALPEIQNYSNAIRENYDSLYNQIESNPQAALSKVQNMETQLNTTITGLKYVDAILTSLYNATGDAQLKPIITQIETDIGYGNQALAVLQKVETAIKEGKNPKGELTQLKTLIDEMDDGVNTLVANKASINQKINSAAAKLSLVNSKWPTVKSAIPIAAAKLNSINVADIDKLIAFSDTNQGDVKNYFESPVELDKESMYPVDNYGSALAPFYIPISLWIGCIIAVAMISMRVKTGRIYNAASVYLGRMGIFLIIAILQALLVAIGSLYLHVQISSALLFVLTTLYIGICAMIIVYSMTSAFGNAGKALAIIILVLQITATAGIFPLEILPPFFQAIHPYLPLTYGVGALREVVAGVIWSTYWYNILYLTVFPILAFVLTLLIKEKVDKRAQWTEEKLKESGLF, from the coding sequence ATGATAAAAGGGATAACAGAAATCTTTAAAAATGATATTAAAGCCATTATACGTAACCCAGTAGTCATGTTTGTATTACTCGTAATTATCTGTATACCTGCACTTTATGCATTACTTAATATGCAAGCAACATGGGATCCCTACAGCGAAACTCAGAATATTAAAGTCGCAGTAGTTAACATTGATTCCGGTTATAACACCAATGGTACGCACTATAATGTTGGAAACACGTTAGTTGATGAATTAAAAAATAATAAAAATTTTAGCTGGCAGTTTGTTGATAAAGATACCGCCCTAAACGGCGTTAAAAATGGAACATATTATGCCGCATTAATAATTCCAAGTAATTTCAGTGAAGATTTACTTTCCATTGAAACAACAACCCCCCAACAGGCTAAAATACAATACATAGTTAATGATAAATTAAATCCAGTCGCTCCAAGGCTTACAAATGCAGGGGCTGATGAAGTACAAACTAAAATTAACAATGAGATAGTTAAAACTGTGGACGGGATTATTTTTGGTAAGCTCAGTGATGTAGGGGACATAGCTAAGGAAAACAAAGCAGAATTCCTTAAACTAAGATCATTTGTAAATGAACTGAACGGAAAAATAAGTGCTATAAACTCAGATATATCAGAAGCAAATTCAGACATGAGTACTATACAGGAAATATGGCCCAAAGTTAGCGCAGCACTACCAGAGATACAGAACTATTCCAATGCTATAAGGGAAAATTATGATTCATTATATAATCAAATTGAATCCAATCCTCAAGCAGCTTTAAGTAAAGTTCAAAACATGGAAACGCAGTTAAACACAACTATAACTGGCCTTAAATACGTTGATGCTATTTTAACCAGTTTATACAATGCAACAGGGGACGCTCAGTTAAAACCAATCATCACACAAATTGAAACTGATATTGGCTATGGAAATCAGGCATTAGCTGTATTACAAAAAGTAGAAACTGCTATAAAAGAAGGTAAAAATCCAAAAGGAGAATTAACGCAATTAAAAACTTTAATCGACGAAATGGACGATGGAGTGAATACATTAGTAGCTAACAAAGCAAGCATAAATCAAAAAATTAACAGCGCAGCGGCCAAGTTAAGTTTAGTCAACTCAAAATGGCCTACAGTTAAAAGTGCCATACCCATAGCTGCAGCCAAACTAAACTCAATAAATGTAGCAGATATAGACAAATTAATAGCATTCTCAGATACCAACCAGGGTGATGTTAAAAATTACTTCGAAAGCCCAGTAGAATTAGATAAAGAAAGCATGTATCCAGTGGATAACTACGGATCTGCTCTAGCTCCATTTTATATACCAATATCACTGTGGATAGGATGTATCATAGCCGTGGCAATGATAAGCATGAGGGTAAAAACAGGCCGAATATATAATGCTGCCAGCGTTTATCTTGGAAGAATGGGAATCTTCTTAATAATAGCCATACTACAGGCATTATTAGTTGCAATAGGGTCATTATACCTGCATGTGCAGATTTCATCAGCGCTGCTGTTTGTTTTGACCACACTGTATATTGGTATATGCGCCATGATAATAGTTTATTCAATGACGTCTGCTTTTGGAAACGCTGGAAAAGCACTGGCCATCATAATACTTGTACTGCAAATTACAGCAACCGCGGGAATTTTCCCACTGGAGATACTGCCTCCATTTTTCCAGGCGATACATCCATATTTACCCCTTACATACGGAGTTGGAGCCCTAAGAGAAGTAGTTGCAGGAGTTATATGGAGCACATACTGGTATAATATCCTGTATCTGACAGTATTCCCAATTTTAGCCTTTGTTCTAACACTTTTGATTAAAGAGAAGGTAGACAAACGTGCTCAGTGGACAGAAGAAAAATTAAAGGAAAGTGGTTTATTTTAA
- a CDS encoding TrmB family transcriptional regulator: MNEISTNLIESLKTMGLAEYEAKVYSTLVLFERAEVKRIYEYLNVPKPSVYQSLKGLMDKGLVMMVSSKPAIYRATPPKIALRHLIEVHKNAEKSALEELEHLEKSNLEAEDSEIIWTLFGENNVEHSMEELISKAKKSIKVLLPTEYIDFLSFVTNKDLKIELLIFGKDTSLASRYNLKNLTVHDGHEIDVLDFGDLSKYLDSLPLPPEQYAKSIFIFIDDNEFMFVPPYPGKTKSGVTSKNPYLIGLVNIIAGAVWEHTPEVPLE, from the coding sequence ATGAATGAAATATCAACCAACCTAATCGAATCATTGAAAACCATGGGATTAGCCGAATACGAGGCCAAAGTGTACTCTACTTTGGTACTATTTGAACGTGCAGAGGTTAAACGAATATATGAATATTTAAACGTGCCCAAACCAAGTGTATACCAAAGTTTAAAAGGATTAATGGACAAAGGCCTGGTAATGATGGTTAGTTCCAAACCTGCAATTTACAGGGCCACCCCTCCCAAAATAGCCCTTAGACATTTGATAGAAGTACATAAAAATGCAGAAAAAAGCGCTTTAGAAGAATTAGAGCATCTTGAAAAAAGTAATTTAGAGGCGGAAGATTCTGAAATCATATGGACTCTATTTGGCGAAAATAATGTTGAGCACAGTATGGAAGAGTTAATAAGTAAAGCCAAAAAGTCAATAAAGGTTCTTCTCCCTACAGAATATATAGATTTTCTTTCTTTTGTAACTAACAAAGACTTAAAAATTGAATTATTAATATTTGGAAAGGATACTTCTCTTGCAAGCCGTTACAACTTAAAAAACTTAACTGTGCATGATGGACATGAAATAGATGTTTTAGACTTCGGGGATCTTTCTAAATATTTAGATAGTCTTCCCCTACCTCCAGAACAGTATGCTAAATCCATATTCATATTCATCGATGACAATGAATTTATGTTTGTACCCCCATATCCTGGAAAGACCAAGTCTGGCGTTACATCAAAAAACCCTTATCTTATCGGACTTGTGAATATAATAGCCGGTGCAGTATGGGAGCATACTCCCGAAGTGCCGCTGGAATAA
- the nudC gene encoding NAD(+) diphosphatase: MSRESIYNRYIPTVIPDPENDNCPYWFVFNQNKMLITDNEIKIPCTKNIEEVDIFPIRTQYLGTLNGHPCYSAEVNSDTDELKKMDFRELRSLYCVLEEDIFLLAGKAFQIVNWDQTHQYCGRCGTQTEEVNGENAKICPECGFISYTRISPAIITAVLKDDKILLARGSNFPKNWYSIIAGFVEPGETLEECVKREVMEEVGLKVKNIRYFGSQPWPFPHSLMIGFISDYESGKICVDNYEITDAKWFDVNTLPELPSNMSISREIIDWYIESMKEK; encoded by the coding sequence ATGTCAAGAGAAAGCATTTATAATCGATACATTCCTACAGTTATTCCCGATCCCGAAAATGATAATTGCCCATACTGGTTCGTGTTTAACCAGAATAAAATGTTGATAACAGATAACGAGATTAAGATTCCCTGCACAAAAAATATAGAAGAAGTTGATATTTTTCCAATTAGAACTCAGTATCTTGGAACATTAAATGGACATCCCTGTTACTCTGCAGAAGTCAATTCTGATACAGATGAGCTGAAAAAAATGGATTTTAGAGAGCTGCGTTCATTATACTGCGTTTTAGAGGAAGATATATTCCTTCTGGCTGGAAAAGCTTTTCAGATTGTAAATTGGGATCAGACACACCAGTACTGTGGTAGGTGCGGCACTCAGACAGAAGAGGTAAATGGTGAAAATGCAAAGATCTGCCCAGAATGCGGATTTATAAGTTACACCCGTATTTCTCCAGCCATAATAACCGCAGTTTTAAAGGATGATAAAATTCTCCTGGCGCGTGGCAGTAATTTCCCCAAAAACTGGTACAGTATTATTGCAGGATTTGTAGAACCTGGGGAAACCCTTGAAGAATGTGTAAAAAGAGAAGTTATGGAAGAAGTAGGACTAAAGGTTAAAAATATAAGATATTTTGGAAGTCAACCATGGCCATTTCCCCATTCACTGATGATTGGTTTTATATCCGATTATGAAAGCGGTAAAATATGTGTTGATAATTATGAGATAACAGATGCAAAATGGTTCGATGTAAATACTCTTCCAGAGCTGCCTTCAAATATGAGCATATCCCGAGAAATTATAGACTGGTACATAGAATCAATGAAAGAAAAATAG
- the albA gene encoding DNA-binding protein Alba, with protein sequence MSEENIVYIGNKPVMNYVLAVVTQMNGGVPSVMLKARGRAISRAVDVAEIVRNRFITDAEVGAIDISTEEVSNMEGSNSNVSAIEIQLSK encoded by the coding sequence ATGTCAGAAGAAAATATTGTATACATTGGAAATAAACCTGTAATGAACTATGTTCTAGCTGTAGTAACTCAAATGAATGGTGGCGTTCCATCAGTTATGTTAAAGGCCAGAGGAAGAGCCATAAGTAGGGCAGTTGATGTTGCTGAAATTGTAAGAAATAGATTTATAACCGACGCGGAAGTAGGAGCTATAGATATCAGCACGGAAGAAGTATCAAACATGGAAGGATCAAACAGTAACGTTTCAGCCATTGAAATACAACTCAGCAAATAA
- a CDS encoding ATP-binding protein: MCIKVLIVEDEVITALDIKISLEKLGFEVLSIEDTGKDVINKIKKLKPDLILMDIVLKGELDGIETTKLIKKRFDVPVVYLTAYSDKKTFERAKLTEPYGFIVKPAGIYELKCNIENAFYKYKLEKKLKKQADLLNLTHDAIIVHDMEDKITFWNKGAEERYGWYEEEVLGEVTHDLLKTEFPDSLNETCEQFLSKGYWEGELIHTKRSGEKIIVSSRWALQKDENNVPIGFMEINSDITERKRAEESLREAHDKLELKVQKRTAELNILIDELKRSNDELKQFAYVTSHDLQEPLRTIASFTQLLKRRYNHQLDEDADEFINYIVDGANRMQIMIKALLDYSRINTRNNEFKLSDFEEILNQTLNSLKIAIDESNAVITIDPLPTVMVDDKQMIQLFQNLISNAIKFRKKQGEVKIHISCKKVSTNYIFSVADNGIGIEPQFRDRIFEVFQRLHTRDEYSGTGIGLAVCKKIVERHGGQIWVESEFKDGSTFYFTIPSDFRVN, encoded by the coding sequence ATGTGTATAAAAGTTTTAATCGTTGAAGATGAAGTAATCACAGCTTTAGACATTAAGATATCACTAGAAAAGTTAGGATTTGAAGTACTTTCAATTGAAGATACTGGAAAAGATGTTATCAACAAGATAAAAAAGTTAAAACCAGATCTAATTTTAATGGACATTGTACTTAAAGGAGAACTGGATGGTATAGAAACTACAAAATTAATTAAAAAGCGCTTTGATGTTCCAGTAGTATATTTAACTGCTTATTCTGATAAAAAAACGTTTGAAAGGGCTAAATTAACTGAACCCTATGGTTTTATTGTAAAACCAGCAGGTATTTATGAACTAAAATGTAACATAGAAAATGCTTTTTATAAATACAAATTAGAAAAAAAATTAAAAAAACAGGCTGATTTGCTTAATCTCACGCATGATGCCATAATTGTCCATGATATGGAAGATAAAATTACTTTTTGGAATAAAGGTGCTGAAGAAAGGTATGGCTGGTATGAAGAAGAAGTTTTGGGGGAAGTTACTCATGACTTACTTAAAACTGAATTTCCAGATTCATTAAATGAAACCTGTGAACAGTTTCTTTCTAAAGGTTACTGGGAAGGAGAATTAATTCATACAAAGCGCAGTGGTGAAAAGATTATAGTTTCCAGTAGGTGGGCATTACAGAAGGACGAAAATAATGTCCCAATTGGTTTTATGGAAATTAACAGCGATATTACAGAGCGTAAAAGGGCTGAAGAATCATTAAGGGAAGCACATGATAAACTGGAACTAAAGGTTCAGAAAAGAACTGCTGAATTGAATATTCTTATAGATGAACTGAAACGTTCCAATGACGAACTGAAACAGTTTGCCTATGTCACTTCCCATGACCTTCAGGAGCCGCTTAGAACAATAGCTAGTTTTACACAACTTTTAAAGCGACGGTATAATCATCAGTTAGATGAAGATGCGGATGAATTTATAAATTATATCGTAGATGGTGCAAATCGGATGCAAATAATGATTAAAGCACTATTGGATTATTCGAGGATTAATACAAGAAATAACGAATTTAAACTCTCTGATTTCGAAGAAATTTTAAATCAAACATTAAATAGTTTGAAAATAGCTATTGATGAAAGTAATGCAGTAATTACAATAGATCCACTTCCTACCGTAATGGTAGATGATAAACAAATGATCCAGCTTTTCCAGAACCTTATAAGTAACGCAATTAAATTTCGTAAAAAACAAGGAGAAGTGAAAATTCATATTTCTTGTAAAAAAGTAAGTACTAACTATATATTTTCAGTTGCTGATAATGGAATAGGTATAGAACCGCAGTTTAGAGATCGTATATTTGAAGTATTCCAGAGATTGCATACTCGAGATGAATATTCTGGGACTGGAATTGGACTTGCAGTTTGTAAAAAAATAGTTGAACGTCATGGGGGACAAATATGGGTTGAATCAGAATTTAAGGATGGTTCGACGTTTTATTTTACTATTCCTTCTGATTTTAGGGTTAACTAG